Proteins from one Trichoplusia ni isolate ovarian cell line Hi5 chromosome 9, tn1, whole genome shotgun sequence genomic window:
- the LOC113497500 gene encoding uncharacterized protein LOC113497500 has protein sequence MLSCKGFKNELIDCDELVLGAAKTEDGYDAATLSGKVKMLQEISPDYDIDVDIWKQLDLANADEYMYNTRINFCDTLENTDAPWYPVLKKLNISGCPVPVSEFIVEGLTISLDSVKDVLCHEFCGNYRAEISFMHLTDKLSCHVMELSIEECDDEYD, from the exons ATGCTCAGTTGCAAAGGCTTTAAAAACGAATTAATCGACTGTGATGAGCTGGTACTCGGTGCAGCCAAAACTGAAGACGGTTACGATGCCGCCACGCTGAGCGGTAAAGTTAAAATGCTTCAAGAGATTTCTCCTGACTATGAC ATTGATGTAGACATTTGGAAACAACTGGACCTAGCTAACGCTGACGAGTACATGTATAACACTAGAATAAACTTTTGTGACACCTTGGAGAACACTGACGCCCCTTGGTATCCCGTCCTTAAGAAACTGAACATCAGTGGATGTCCAGTACCCGTT aGTGAGTTTATAGTCGAAGGTCTGACGATATCTTTGGATTCCGTTAAAGATGTCTTGTGCCACGAATTTTGTGGTAATTACAGAGCAGAGATATCGTTCATGCATCTTACAGACAAGCTGTCTTGTCATGTCATGGAGCTCAGTATTGAAGAGTGTGATGATGAATATGACTAA